In Miscanthus floridulus cultivar M001 chromosome 19, ASM1932011v1, whole genome shotgun sequence, the DNA window gtcaccgtcggcgagctacgccgtcttccgcgcgttgcagccgcctcctctgcttcgctatcgctgaccagtggggtcggctgacggccgggtcccacacgtcagtgactgagtttgtgaagatagttcaaaaatacagttttgaatgcttatttgatatttttgtatctcctgatatgtagatccaaattggatggttccaattttgtgagactcacagttaggtctagtatttaagaaaaatatgtcttgagcatattatgtagaaattttggatgaattaaataggaacttgaaatgtgtttttggatacatgcaaacttgtttgaattttatcttgagtttctgtgatccaaaaattgtgaaattttgtgggtaagctagtattgcttagtagaagctctagttaaaatatgagagacattgcatgtgtagtttttgagttatagatttttccttttatcattggtagatacttgtgtgaatttttgtaaattatctatgaatcctatggccatgagacttggtaggtagtatcttggtaccttatagatgctaggaaaaatatgaaatctgttgcttgacacttttcactaaggtttcctaattatgccattttaagtcattctgccttaccatttttgtgtaggttgttatacttactcaaatggtgtgaaatttttatggtagtctacttagagcatgtagtgtctactataatttttgtagaattaatggtgtagttttcatatatgtttactatttccactaattaattaaataaattaagaaaggtattaaaagaaatgttttggggatgaacaccctactttctgatgtgcttgtgatatgtgtgatatgtcagtaaagttggttttgtccaattaagtgtttatatcataagttaataattatttgttgcatcatgtccctctggacagatctggggactttggaaagttccccatgataatttggttttatgtgattgtgatgaatacaaaagctgtagataacttatgtatctagctcttgtcaaaatttgagggcatttggcccagtagtttagaaactacagctgtttaaagttaggttccagtctttgcttgttctctgccttgtgaggatagagttctattgatttatgagttcgacctggtaaaggttagaatcatgctttgaggtctgaaaatgttttgtagacaattttataagctttccaggttGTCTTGTTacatatcaattggatttataaatctccagttatggctagtttactgtaccgatatatagtctccatttggttgtaatacaaatgcttgagtgtatgcttgtgcaatgttctcattgattgttttaggggttagcctaacttgagaatatgcttaggtgcaggtgctaggtcattaacggaagatgagcaattataccttaggttatataaacgtggtaagtgaaagtgatttgaatagggcttaagttggaatatgcaaactacagcgaacatgtgcattccccgagcatccccgacattcgtacatgtgcatccatgatatttatcttgcgcattcatgcaataggtgtgctggagggagtgacgttgctggagttcgagggagccaaccaggaggaggaacccgaggtgcaggaagccgacgaagcagtcgccgcggaggaattgcccgagtgccctgaccactagccttcctcgttcctaaaaggcaagccccggagcatattaagcctcccatgttttacaaatacattgagtatcttttattgttgatgatgcattaagtataggaattggttggaaccaattgctgcattatatatccttccttgtccagatgtcgcactggaatcctatttaagttcaggaacgggttaaatgcttagccatgcttagtgcggtagaagtcaggtgatttcctgtcacctgcgagctttaggatgaggtggatcacggttggctatatttgctatcgtggaaaagaaccatgtgaataatgaattaagaccgggcggggtcttgtgtaggtttgaacatagtgactccatctgagtcgtttaaggaccgatacgttgtacgtcctcatgtcatgttgaacgcagcctaacacttagctggccggataagtcgttccgaccgcgaagcctagtagctcgactcaggccggggacgcgagcagtggcgacattctggaggtagtaaggatgtgcggagagccattggcataagtccaaggcgggttagagtcccgaacaaccttggcagagtggttctctgagaatgttgaTCTGTTtggactcgtgactcctgaatcgtaccaaaggtgacttgttgcgaccctgatgggggaagcagggtttgtgtttaggaatacccctccagctggataggaatcgattcgaatcgccgtctctcccggatagtgagaacttgactgagcagcggcaacgtagattcaattaatttaacgatatggttaaatggatgatgataaggttgccacaatgaatacctgatatggttattaatgtttgcaccctaataaaaatgattgcttagtacaggtgctaatatagatgataggttaatggctaaaaagtcactgctagttaggttaagagttgatcattattacttatgcttttatgcaaaaagaaagtgtcagccagctccactacattaagctatgcataatccttggtgtcatttgtttggttttcgacgggtaagtctagctgagtacattcccgtactcagggtttattccctcttgttgcagatgacctcctatatcagggattctacaagtattgtctccacccggcgggtgatgaggactagatcatgggcatgatctcctttctcttatctaaatgcttttgcggtccatgatcagcaaaccagtatgtgtatttgaactcggtgtgtgagttaaactatttgcttccacatgtttacaagacttgttttgtaataacaatgactctgtgatgatgtaacctatttgcgaacgtatgcgaaatgttgtaacgtacgatatgttatgttgaattactgtgatcttggttgtatgcaagttggtttgaaatccttcgagatttcggttgactaccgggtttatatgggctcaagttcgagaatttgatcattccggcgattgtttttgtacttgtgctcttataaattggtcggttccgtgacatTTCCTATCTCATAAGCCAATCAACCACTACCTTGTAGGGAAATTCTATCTAGTGGATGCTAGTTATGCTTGTAGACTAGGGTTCCTGCCTCCATACAGGGTGTTAGGTATAGTCTGTCTAAATATGGTCCTAGCCATAACCCTACTAATGCTAAGAAGCTTTAAACCTGAGGCACAACTCCCTTAGAGTGACCATTGAAAGGGCCTTTGGTGCTTTGAAGCATCATTTTTGAATCATAGATAACAAGCCCTTTCATAAGTACAGGACTCATGAAAGCTTGTTCATGCCTGCTGCATTTTACACAATTGGATCCTAGGATTTGGGTTGATCATGTGGTCCCAACTGAAGCAGAGTGGGTTGCAAACTCTGCTTCTTCTTCTGGTCTAGCTGTCAATGCTCTATAGTCACAAGAGGTGCCAAACATGGCATCAGTTAGGGATGGGATCTCTGATGCCAAGTGGGAATCTAGGGGTGCTTCTAGGACTTAGCTATGCATTTCATGTATCTTTGCTAGACATTTGTAATAAACTAAGGTTGCCTTGTATGAAACTAGGATATCATTGCTAGACCtatgtaatattttatttatggACACCACCTGATACCTGTATTGCTTATGCAAATCTATTTTCCCTACTATTCACTATTATATGTTTAGATCATGACTGTTGTACTGTATATGGAACTTAGATGGCTGGGAATGGTGGTGCTGATACTGGGTTTGTGGCTACATCTACAATGCTGCCTGGTGGGTCTTCCTTTGCCCCAGCTGGTGCAAATGCTGGTGTTCCTCTTGCCGCTACTCTTCCCCCTCCTGCTGCTACTCTTCCTCCTCATGCTCTTCCTCCTGCTGGTGCTACTAACGGTGCTAGGGCAATAGCTAGGGAAGCAATGAGGTGGACAACCAACACCTCAGGCTTTGTCCTTAGGAGGATGAGCCAACTGATTGAGAGTGGGGCTAGAGCTGATAAGGGGTTCAAGGATAAGGAGGTTAACCAGGTAGCCAAGCTCCCTAGAGAGTATAGTGGTGAGGAAGTGCCCTCCACCCAGGTGTACAACCACCTAAGGAAGTGGAGACAGGGGTGGGGTAGAATTTGCAAGCTTAAGGACCTTAGTAGAGCCCTTTAGGATGAGGATGTGAAAGCAATCATGCTAGATCCTGAGCAATACATTGGTCATATCAAGATATTTGTTCATTAGTAAACTGCCTATCTTCTTCTCTGTCTTGTTCACTGCCCTAACTAATAGCCTAGGAAATAATAACTATAGGACCACCCAAAAGATGCTGAGCTTCTAAACACCCCCCTGAGGTTATATGATGAGATGCAGACCATCTTTGGTAGTGGAATGGCCACTGGCAGGTTTGCTGTTGGCTCAAATGAACCCTTAGGTGTCAATTCTTACCAAGGTGGCAGTGGCCTTGGAAAGGTAGAAGGGTCACATGGTAACCATGGGGCTAGGGACAAGAATGAGTAGGGGGAGGGCAGCAAGGCAACTGAGCTACTTACCTCTGATGGAGGTAGAAAGAGGAAGAGGCCCTACTTTAGTGAGGAGGAGGTCCTCATCATGACCAACATGACTGATGCAGTGAACAATGTAGCCAATGCCCTTAGAGAGACTGGCCCTACTCATGTGGATGCTGACTTGTATCATGCTATGATGGACATGCCTGGCTTTAGTGAGGAAGCCCTCATTGTTGCCTTCTCCCACCTGTTGGACAACAAAGCCTAGGGCACTGCCTATGTGAAGATGGTTGACAGTCATAGGGTTCTATGGCTAAGGACCTTCCTTGCCAAGCACTACTACATGTAGATGCTCTAAGGCCTGCCTTGGATTTGGAGGGAAGCAGTTGAGGATTATATATGTAGTCCACCCTCTAGCACTCTCCTTGACTAACTTTTGGAGACTTTTGCTCCTGTGTTCTAGCTGTGCAGCACTGACGGCCTAACACACTACTTTTGGGTTTGTGGTTCTTTTATGATTGAGGAGGTGGCTAACTATAGCTAACATGTAATGGGAACTTATGTGGGGATGCTCCATGGACCCCTAACTGTTGGACTATTGAACCATTTGGTGGCTACATGCCATGTAATTTGTAATATAATCAGTTGGACCTAATATTTTTGCTAGTTTTTTTGCTGGTTCTGATGTTTTAGGCTGATGATGACATAATTTTGTATATAGGTGGCGCTGCTTATGATCTGGTGAATGTGGTTCTCATGGCTGTCATTAACCCGTGAGTGTCGGGGTTATAACCtgggggtgtctcaaggcatcaaTTAATCAGAAGGCCATGTGGCCCACAATACATCAGCTAGCGAAAGCCCAAACGACTGAGGCCTAGCTAAGCCAAGCAAACTAGGCCAGATGATAAGGCTAGGGTCAGCCATGACCCCTCCCTCTTGCCTTAGCCGCACGTCGCTGGAAAGACGTATGACCTCTCCCCCATCATGACCCCTAGAAGGAATGGAGAGAGGTCGAGTGCAGCCAGGCATGCCTCATCTAACAAAAACAAGCACGTCGCACTGACCCCACAAGGACCGAGGAGACAACAATCATCTTGGTCCAGTTAGACGCCATCCCTATGCCACGCCGTACAGATAAGACAATACCACCCAAGGTGGTGACGACGGGCACGATGACCACCAGCCAAATATAGCCCGACAAGACGCGTGTACAactccacccactatgggatgggatccacgacgaaGACATTGACTTAAAGGCCATCTAGATTGATGGGGAACCATGACCCTAATGATTGAGATCGTGGCCCTTAGCTCCTCAAGACAACCAGACAATCGATGACCTAGGGGCGGCTACCTACTCCCGTATGACACCCTAGGAAATCAGGAGGAGACGACGAAGACCACGGTAgagaccacgtcgcacaggacgGTTGGCAaaccaccaccgtgcctacagTGCTACCACGACTGGCATAGTACCACCACGTCACACCATGGCACGACGTGGCCATAGGACAGTGACAACAACCACGGCTAGACGTGCAACACAAGATGGcttagcttgcaagccaagttagctaggacctccctcagacCCATGACCCTTTGATCAGGAGAACCGTCTTCGTTATATACGCCCTGGccctaaactctatataagggtagtcAGGGCACCCATCTTTGGGGGGGAGACCATTCGGTCTAATTTTGAGTCCCCTACTCATTCACTCACTCTCCATCGTAGCAGGGCTCCTGAAACTTCCCTTCGGGCTGCccgtctcctagctctagctcttcttcctcttccaccattcttgcacccccgattgtaagaacttcagagcattcaagcgaggaatacgcactcgatcatctctaagataGGACGTAGGGCTTTGGCCTGAACAAGTATAAATCCTTgtatcttttggatgctaccatcatctttctAGAGTAGCGtgacaatcgtataagtttactagttcggtttacaaaacaccgatagtGAGATACATCCATACCCAAGCAATAGCTCTTTCTATTCTTTGTTGATGGGTCAGGTTGGATGTGTCTCACGATTCCATGGCTGTCATGAACTTGGTTATTTTGACTTTGATGGTTTCCTACTGGTTATGGCCGATGATGATAAAAGGTTATATAAGGGTAGTCAGGGCACCCATCTTTGGGAGGGGAGACCATTCGGTCCAATTTTGAGTCCCCTACTCATTCACTCACTCTCCATCGTAGCAGGGCTCCTGAAACTTCCCTTTGGGCTGCccgtctcctagctctagctcttcttcctcttctaccattcttgcaccccccattgtaagaacttcagagcattcaagcgaggaatacacactcgatcatctctgagatagGACGTAGAGCTTCGGCCTGAACAAGTATAAATCCTTgtatcttttggatgctaccatcgtctttctaGAGTAGCGtgacaatcgtataagtttactagtccggtttacaaaacaccgatagtGAGATACATCCATACCCAAGCAACAGCTCTTTCTATTCTTTGTTGATGGCTCAGGTTGGATGTGTCTCACGATTCCATGGCTGTCATGAACTTGGTTATTTTGACTTTGATGGTTTCCTACTGGTTAAGGCCGATGATGATAAAAGGTTATATAAGGGTAGTCAGGGCACCCATCTTTGGGAGGGGAGACCATTCGGTCTAATTTTGAGTCCCCTACTCATTCACTCACTATCCATCGTAGCAGGGCTCCTGAAACTTCCCTTCGGGCTGCtcgtctcctagctctagctcttcttcctcttccaccattcttgcacccccattgtaagaacttcagagcattcaaatgAGGaatacgcactcgatcatctctgagacagGACATAGGGTTTTGGCCTGAACAAGTATAAATCCTTgtatcttttggatgctaccatcgtcttcctagagtagcatgacaatcgtataagtttactagtccggtttacaaaatACCGACAGTGAGATACATCCATACCCAAGCAACAGCTCTTTCTATTCTTTGTTGATGGCTCAGGTTGGATGTGTCTCACGATTCCATGGCTGTCATAAACTTGGTTATTTTGACTTTGATGGCTTCCTACTGGTTAAGGCCGATGATGATAAAATGTTATGTTATAGAGGTGGCACATCTTATGTTTCTATCTCTCTTTGTGCTGGTTTTTTGGTTCTCATGCCTGTCATAAAAACATGTGAGACATCCATACCCAAACAACTACTCTCTCACTGATGCTCTAATGGCTTGGGTTGGACGTCTCTCATGCTTCCATGGCTatcatgatcttggttttctactgTCTACATTTGGCTTCTCCAAGCAAACAAACACGCCCTCCTATATTTTGTTCTATTTGCCACTTCATTAGTGCCACCAGTGACTGTTACAAGAAGGTATTAAATCATGATTATGTCTGAGGCCACATACATTTTTCTTTTGCCTATGATGCAATAGATGAATAGCTGAGGCATTTCTACTATTGCCTGTGATGTCTACTGCACTTTTACCATGTGTATTCCAACGGTTTGTTTCTTGAGTTTGTCTACCACTACAACTGGACTAGACAGCCTCATTGAACAAACCGGTGGCTTGCACCTGAAACATTTTTTACTGAAACTTTGCTGCTTGTTAACTGCAGAACAATGTGTGCTTGTTATGTTATTTTCAATGGGAAGCAACCTGGTGTGTACACCAGTTGGGCTGAGTGCAGTGAGCATGTACTAGGGTATTGTGGAGTTGTGCATAAGAAGTACAACTCTTATGAGCAAACAATGGCTGCTTTCAACTCAACTACCaactcaatgccttcctctaaACCTTCTTCTTCTCTAACTTGTCACTGAAAGTGGAGAAACAGCCTCTCCAATGAGTTACAAAAATGCGATCATGCTCTTCCTTTGTGCTTTGGTTGCTGTGATGTGGACGAGGCTAAATAGATGTAATAGCTGTTAGAGTAATTGTTATTAGATGTATCAATTATGTACTACTTGTAATATGTGATTTAGCATGTTGTAATGTCACTGAAATTGTGTAAACTGACATCTAATTAGTACTGCTAAACTATATTGCCTTGGTTATTTGCTTAAATGTTGCAACAACTGCTCTATTGCCTTGTGTATGAAAACTATGATCTTGAGATACATGCCGAGCTATCCAGACAACCAAACACCGTCCCAACCGGTTAGTTGGGAGGTGGTTAGGAACGCTGGCAACAGTCTCAGGCAAACAAACATATTCCCGCATGCATCTGGTCCAGTTGGGAAAAATCACCGAACAAAATGCTGGTGCACCTATTGGGCCTGGCCTTACCCAGACTGGCTAGGCTAGTAAATGCCGTCCAGCAAAACAAACACGACGACCGCAGTAGCCCTGCCGTTACCCCCAGATTAGATGCACCACCGCGCGTGCACGCTACCCGCTCAGCCAACGGCCCAACGCCACGCTCCATGGTTGCAGGGCAGAGGGAGCGGTGGGCCGGTGACCCAAATAAAAAACGCCGACGCGGGCCGGCGCGAGCGCGCGGTGAGCCAACCAATCCACGCCGCTGTATCTCGATCCGTCCGTGCAGCGCCGTCTCAGTCAGTCGCTCGTACCCCACACGGCCACACCCACAGGCCACAGGCAGTCTGCTCCACCCACCGTCCACCGCCGCTTCATAAATCATAacaccgccgctcgctcgcggccGCCGCCACCAGCACCACCAACTTGTGCGTGCCTGCGTGCCTCCCCTCCCCAGGACTGCACAGTGCACACCCACGGGCGCGCGGCAGAGGAGGAGCAGGGAGCGCTGATCGATCGAGGATGGGCAACTGccaggcggcggaggcggcgacgGTGGTGGTGCAGCACCCGGGAGGCCGCGTCCAGCGCCTCTACTGGGCCACCAGCGCCGCCGAGGTCATGCGCGCCAACCCGGGCCACTACGTCGCGCTCGTCACGCACCGCGCGGACGCCGTCGCCGACGACGAGAAGCGGTCCCAGCAGGGGGAGCAGCAGCACAGGCACGGCGCCGCTCGCGTCACGCGGGTGAAGCTGCTCAAGCCCCGGGACACGCTGGTGCTCGGCCAGGCGTACCGCCTCATCACCGTCGCCGAGGTCACCAAGGCGCTGCAGGCcaagaaggaggagaagaccaGGATggcgcagcagcagctgctgcagcaCGTGGTAGTTCAGCCGAAGCACGCCGGCGGGAGGACGAGCTCCGGTGATGACTCGCAGCCGCAGCAGGTGGTGGATGACAGCCTTGATCAGGTACTACTTTTGCTTTGTGATCACCATCCAATTCCAATGGTTATGGTTACTACACAATCTCTCGGTCTCTCCTCTGTTTTCTTGTTCATCACAGCTCTGTTCTAGAACATTATTCTACTAATTGGATTAGCTCATCCATGGATTTGATTTTAGATGTTCTTAGTGCATCCTCTTCTATCAGCCCAATAGTTCATACTACATGCTCAAAACATTGTCCAACAAAAAGATTGACAGTATCATTACCCGCTTAACGTTCTCTTCTGAATATTTGCTTG includes these proteins:
- the LOC136529261 gene encoding uncharacterized protein; its protein translation is MGNCQAAEAATVVVQHPGGRVQRLYWATSAAEVMRANPGHYVALVTHRADAVADDEKRSQQGEQQHRHGAARVTRVKLLKPRDTLVLGQAYRLITVAEVTKALQAKKEEKTRMAQQQLLQHVVVQPKHAGGRTSSGDDSQPQQVVDDSLDQEKDGQRSSSSSAAHSGARHRHWRPSLHSIAEVSS